In Botrytis cinerea B05.10 chromosome 6, complete sequence, the following proteins share a genomic window:
- the Bcbfr1 gene encoding Bcbfr1 yields the protein MAEIKSSPSAAKVDEGAKKDVQTRPVKPDEAAFKAKLAQAEKDHKQSQEKAAAAKAKLDVAQPNKNKDSPAAKRRNELISQLKEIKEQQGAGKAGRLQVFDQIKKIDEQVKAKVNEQKVAKGKVGFKNVDELDREIDRLQKQVDAATMKIVDERKTLTEISNLRKQRKGFAGFDDTEKSIEALKAKRKNLQDSLDDPESKALSEKYSKLQGELDILKAEQDDAFKNFGTLKAEKDKLQAEQQEKWLALRQIKDDHYQAVRAASNYDYNQRQKARERSKLEWEKKQTEAKKERAQKMLAEASDPAYLDEIRNAESVLRYLDPTYTTAKAPLQAPSGLEAAAGRTVDDSGLKGTRVLKKEDREEDFMKGTGGKKGKKGNKRNAAATSTPASTKYSCPPAVMEDLTKMGIDPPFSAADVPAVTEKVKAKLTHWKEDQAAQTKRNIEKAQKEVEKLEAEESGAATPASEAPATNGHGHGETKATAGADEGGSVANEVELIKEGEKDAAADATAAAKEDAEETS from the exons GCTGCCGCAAAAGCAAAATTGGACGTTGCGCAACCAAACAAGAACAAGGACTCTCCGGCTGCCAAACGAAGAAATGAGTTGATCAGCCAATTGAAGGAAATCAAGGAACAACAAGGTGCTGGAAAGGCTGGTCGTTTACAAGTTTTTgatcaaatcaagaagattgatgaaCAAGTCAAGGCCAAGGTTAATGAACAGAAGGTTGCCAAAGGAAAGGTTGGATTCAAGAATGTCGATGAATTGGACAGAGAAATCGACAGATTACAAAAGCAAGTTGATGCTGCCACCATGAAGATCGTTGATGAGCGCAAGACTCTTACCGAAATCTCCAACCTTCGCAAGCAACGTAAGGGATTTGCTGGATTCGATGATACCGAAAAGTCAATTGAAGCTTTAAAAGCCAAGAGAAAGAATCTCCAAGACTCCCTCGACGACCCAGAAAGCAAGGCATTATCCGAGAAATACTCAAAGCTTCAAGGTGAATTGGATATCTTGAAGGCTGAGCAAGACGATGCTTTCAAGAACTTTGGTACCCTCAAGGCCGAGAAGGATAAACTCCAAGCTGAGCAACAAGAGAAGTGGCTTGCTTTGAGACAGATCAAGGATGATCATTACCAAGCCGTCCGAGCTGCTAGCAACTACGATTACAACCAACGTCAAAAGGCTCGCGAGAGATCAAAGCTTGAGTGGGAGAAGAAGCAGACCGAAGCAAAGAAGGAACGCGCCCAAAAGATGCTCGCAGAGGCCAGTGACCCTGCCTACCTTGACGAAATTAGAAATGCCGAATCAGTTCTCCGCTACCTCGACCCAACTTACACCACAGCCAAGGCACCTTTACAAGCTCCTTCTGGACTTGAAGCCGCCGCTGGACGTACTGTTGATGATTCTGGACTTAAGGGAACTAGAGtcttgaagaaggaagaccgtgaagaagatttcatGAAGGGAACTGGAGgcaagaagggaaagaagggcAACAAGAGAAATGCTGCAGCAACTTCTACCCCTGCTTCAACAAAATACAGTTGCCCACCAGCTGTTATGGAGGATCTCACTAAGATGGGAATTGACCCACCTTTCAGCGCTGCTGATGTTCCAGCCGTTACCGAGAAGGTCAAGGCTAAGTTGACTCACTGGAAGGAGGACCAAGCTGCTCAAACTAAGCGC AACATTGAGAAAGCCCAAAAGGAAGTTGAGAAACTTGAAGCCGAAGAATCAGGAGCTGCAACTCCAGCTTCAGAAGCTCCAGCTACTAATGGACATGGTCATGGCGAAACCAAGGCTACCGCTGGTGCAGATGAGGGTGGATCTGTAGCTAACGAGGTCGAATTGATTAAGGAGGGTGAAAAGGATGCAGCTGCTGATGCAACTGCTGCCGCTAAGGAGGATGCTGAGGAAACTTCTTAG